The stretch of DNA attttttgctttttagccttgggaaagTATTAGGTGGCCAGAAATGGCACCTAGGGACTGGGGGTTTTTGATCCATGAGAGCTTTTCCCCTGCACATGAGCCCATATCCTGCGATCTGCAGTGATGTTGTGATTTATAAGGTAGGGCGATTGTAGGGTAGGGTTTGTGCAATGGCCTATTGTGTCACCCAAAGGCTAATTGGGGTGTAACCGGAGCAGCCTCTCCTTAATGTAATTAGCCAAATGTGTTATTTTGTAGAGCTAAAGGCTGGCAGTTTGCAGCCAATCTCTTGGCATCTACTGGGTCACAGTAGCTCAGGCAGGGTAATAAGATGGCATGTACATTATATCTTAATCAGGTTACTGGGTATCTCCTCTGCCTGGAGAGTAGCGGCACAGCCGGACGCTTGTTCTTGAAGCTCTGCTGTGTTTGTTGCTGGCAGGGGTTTAGGTGCTTGTTACCCAGCAAGCAGCCATTAATTAGGGTTCATGTATTACCTTGCTAAGTTATCATTGTCACTTCATCTGCGTTCAGGGGTCTAACCCTTGCACTGAATTGGCTGCAGGATTACAACTGTTAAGGCATGTTGTATACATGCTACAGGGCTTGGGAGtacatattaaatgttttcctGGCTTCCAATTACATGCTAAGAGTACACATTGTGGGGCAGCTGCCATTCCATACCTAGTTCCCCCAAGAGGACACACATTTTTGCTCTTTGAGGTTCTGTTAGATACTGTTCTGGTTGTTGGCTTTGACTATGACCTTGTCTCCCTAAGCATATCTCTAAGGGATGTACCTGAGCATTACATTCACACTGCTTGGGGGGACCTATGCTTTCAGGTTATGGACCGTGCCATCATAGTCCTTAGAAATATGTTTCCTATATCTACCTGCCCAGGGCCCAGTTATCTAGCCCATATTATTGCCTGTGCAACAGTTAATTACTTGCCCTAAAGTATTCTCCCTTGGGTGGGGGTGTCTACAGCCTCGAAGCttggatagatacctcaggttgataacccctagcttgggagtcctacagccaactgtggatcagggttagatactgcctgtctcctatgtcttaaccctATGCAGTGCCAACAGTGCCagtatggaaggtacttccagccactttccttggtggagccaaaactgctcttgcttccttccctctctatctcactctcctagaaagtgctcttacaaGAAACTATCtgactggtcctcgttcacggggtccctgtccccaacttcactagagcaAATGGTAATGactctagggcaataaggctttactggggcttagttctgatcccaggctcagtgaaccttcacctgagacacaaaGGCAGCCAAAGTGGAAGCCACACCCCCCTGagaaacactatatgagagtgtaagaggtgtggtcaacccaaataaccaataaggcaaactctaaacGGATACATgagtctttgcccagtaacagcataaactaaggaaattgtagggtttaaagccataggggcagcttaaccctatgggtccctacacctacATTGGCTGGGATTATGCCTTCCTGTCCCCATGCTGTATGTTAGTTTAGCAGCATGGTGGCTGAGTATGCCTTCCTGTCCAGGTCATATATTAGTGTAGTGGCATGGACACTGCTTGGTGCTTGCTCAAGGAACAAGGTAGTAATCAGGCACGGGTTGCCCTGCTTGTCTCATTTTATGCCAGTTATCCTAAACGTTTACTATAATCGGTCAGCATATTGCCCAAAATCAGGGACTGTTTTGTCATTGCAGTACCCGTATAAGTGAGATTCCTGGAATTAGGTTACCCTTGTGGAGTGTTGTCATTCTAGTAGGTCACCTTGGCATGAGAGCCTTTTTAAAGATCATTATGGGATAGAGTGCTACTAGCAGTAAAGAGGTCAGCACAAGCACATATAGGGCTCATGAATGTCTGACAGGGCTCATATGGTTTCTGCCTGCAGTACTTTCTTCATGATGCAATTTTTTCTACCTTGTGGgttttatgtttattattttatagatacTGATGTGTATAGAGACCTGCTTCTCTGCTCTGGTCTAACAGGTATCTTCCACTTGTGGTGCATTTCACTTTTAGGAGGTGTGAATTTCACAGCTGCCAAATGGTATGCCTCTAAATAGTTTagtggaattctgggagttggcTCCCATGGTGTGTCGGGCACTGTCCACCTCTAACCAAATGGCGATGAGATGGTCAGTTTGGGGTCACACTCACTGTGTTTCTCTGTGTAGGTCTGGGTCCTAGCAGGATCTTCTTTCCTTAGTATCACTGTTCGTTCTTTCTCCTGGTTTAGATTTGAGATCAGTCAATCCCACAAGAAGTTTCCAATACATCACTAGGTTCTGCTCCTGGACTCATTAGACAATGGATAGGTTACTGTAAAGTTCAGTAAAGTTATTGCAGTATCATCCAGAAGTCTTCCAGGGCCTAGTTTCCCTCCCAGTTGGAcattagcttgctatgtcccgcATAGTGCTGATATGGGGCTACGAccagggaaaattgtatcatacttaccgtgattttcctttcctgggagtactccatatcagcacatTCCCATCCCTTATACAATGGTAGTCTTAAAGCTCATAGCAAAGATGCCAtaaagggggtgggggtggcttttaaagcttctGATGGGTCGTGGGGGCAGGGacatcccagatagtgctgatatatactcccaggaaaggaaaatcatggtAAGTATGATAGAATATTCCCTTTTCCGTATCCTTACTCCAGTCTTCATTGTAGGAAAATTAGATCAGGACCTAATTTTTTCTGCATCCAGTGCTGATTTTTATCCCTCTGGCTATGCAAGGGAATACAGTTACAGGATAGTACACctttacagggttggactggggggtgaagggcccaccggggctccaccccagaggccctgcaggtgcccccgccgggcGCGTCCCCTAgtcccccccgcagggcccccccaccagaCGTCCTACCGTGAGCGCATAAATTtagcgtgtcaggggaggagcagtcgggcagggggagcgccgcaagggacgggtctgggccaccggggcccactagagccggtgcccactgggatttttcccggtggcccagtccgaccctgcacctttAAGTGGAGCGACACTGACAAGGGGCAGTGGGGAATGCGGGCTaaggctaggggtaggcaaaggAAGAGGTAAGtgccaaatgccccccccccccaaaaaaaatttcaCCCTAGGCACATCCCTCTCCTGCTTAaccatagttccggccctgtttagGAGCTCTCATACCTATGTCTCAAtcaaacatgcaaaaaaacacccgtgtgtaagagcccttaccCTAGCAACAGGGTGGTGGTGgaaatgacagactggaatatgaataggagaggagccgaatagaaagataaggaataaaaagtaacaataaaactggagcctcacagagcaatagttgtttggctgccggggtcactgacccccatttttccagctttcaaatggagaagtggaaggcaaataattcaaaaacttaaaaaaaataaacaatgaaaacttACTAAGAATAGGGAATCCTATAGCATATtaacattaacttaaaggtgaacgtCTCCTTATTGGTAAACGTACTCTGAAGCAGTTACACAAATGAGCGTGACTAGAAAAGCCTTTGGCAGAAACCCGGAATATACTGCACCTGTACTGCTTTTGACTAACAAGAAGATAATTCATTCTTTGCCACTGGGGAAATCTGAGttacagcttaaaggaaaagtaaacctttATAATGTGAATGAAAATGATTCAGGGCTCTGTCTTAGTTCCCCCTTCCAATCGACCACACAGACACGCTGCTGCCTATGAATTATATTAGTCCCCCATCTGTATTttacactgtatataaaaattCTGTTGCTTTTATCTCTATAACATTGCCCATATACAAGCTCACCCTAGTAACAAACAAAACACTTATTCAGTCTCTTACTATTTCCCACCTTGCCTACTGCAACATGCACAGAGGTGACATTTATCTTAATAGTAAAGTTCAGTTTCACACTTTAGACATTAGGTGGCAGCAGCCCCAAGGGTTGCCTATTGGTTTGGTTTTGAATGGAATGAAATAAGCTGAAAAGTATTATCCAGCCCCTACAAATAAATCCCCCTAAGGGCTCAGCGTTCAAGAATGGAATTCGGAACTGTTCATCTCCCTCTGCAAAACCTAAACCCATTGTATCTTCTATCAACTCATTTGCCCTATTGCCCTATTCCAACCTGAATGGCTGCactgcagctcatttatataaaccgCAGAATTGCCGCTAACAAATAACAACTCTAGGAAGGAAACAACTTTAGAAAATGTAATGGCATAATGAATCTTTGCTTTTCAGACAGCATcctacctgtgccaacagcatcctacctgtgccaacagcatcctacctgtgccaacagcatcctacctgtgccaacagcaccCTACCTGCACcctacctgtgccaacagcaccCTACCTGTGCCAACTGCATcctacctgtgccaacagcatcCTACCTGTGCCAACTGCATcctacctgtgccaacagcatcctacctgtgccaacagcaccCTACCTGCACcctacctgtgccaacagcaccCTACCTGCACcctacctgtgccaacagcaccctacctgtgccaacagcaccCTACCTACACCCTACCTGTGCCAACTGCATcctacctgtgccaacagcatcCTACCTGTGCCAACTGCATCCTACCTGTGTCAACAGCATcctacctgtgccaacagcaccCTACCTGCACcctacctgtgccaacagcaccCTACCTGCACcctacctgtgccaacagcaccCTACCTACACCCTACCTGTGCCAACTGCATcctacctgtgccaacagcatcctacctgtgccaacagcaccCTACCTGCACcctacctgtgccaacagcaccctacctgtgccaacagcatcctacctgtgccaacagcaccCAACCTGCACcctacctgtgccaacagcatcctacctgtgccaacagcaccCTACCTGCATcctacctgtgccaacagcatcCTACCTGTGCCATAAGAGAAGTGCATCTATGCCCTTTGCTATTCATTCTCTGGGTATTGTCTTCCACTTCTCTCCTGTGCCTCTCCTATCTCATTCATTCTCTGGGTATTGCCTTCTCCAGCTCTCCTGTGCCTCACCCTATCTCATTCATTCTCTGGGTATtgtcttctccttctctcctgtgCCTCTCCCTATCTCATTCATTCTCTGGGTATtgtcttctccttctctcctgtggctctccctatctcattcattctctgggtattgtcttctccttctctcctgtgCCTCTCCTTATCTCATTCATTCTCTGGGTATTGCCTTCTCCAGCTCTCCTGTGCCTCTCCCTATCTCATTCATTCTCTGGGTATTGCCTTCTCCAGCTCTCCTGTGCCTCTCCCTATCTCATTCATTCTCTGGGTATTGCCTTCTCCAGCTCTCCTGTGCCTCTCCCTATCTCATTCATTCTCTGGGTATTGCCTTCTCCAGCTCTCCTGTGCCTCTCCCTATCTCATTCATTCTCTGGGTATtgtcttctccttctctcctgtgCCTCTCCCTATCTCATTCATTCTTTGGGTATTGCCTTCTCCAGCTCTCCTGTGCCTCTCCCTATCTCATTCATTCTCTGGGTATTGCCTTCTTCAGCTCTCCTGTGCCTCTCCCTATCTTATTCATTCTCTGGGTATtgtcttctccttctctcctgtgCCTCTCCCTATCTCATTCATTCTCTGGGTATTGTCTTCTCCAGCTCTCCTGTGCCTCTGGATGGTTCATATCGCTGCCAGTAAGACCGAATGGAGGGCTAGATCATCAACCCTCGAGCTTTGTGGCCTCACATGTGAAGGCTCTGGTTTTAATACACTTGAGAGAGATTCTGCCATCTTAGAAATCGATTGTAAATACAAAAGTCTCAAAATCTTCAATGGCTACTACAGTCGGACCCATGTGAACATATCTACCGGCTGCTGCTCCATCCAAAACCTCTCTAAATCTGATACAGGCGCCTATAATATCTTTAACATTGAGTCGGAAAAGAAACTTGTCCAAAGCACATATTACGTGGTTATAGGTAAGTGCCCTTCTGTGCCTGCTTTGTGATGGCTAGTATCAGGCTGCACAAGGCTAGTATCAGGCTGCACAAGGCTAGTATCAGGCTGCACAAGGCTAGTATCAGGCTGCACAAGGCTAGTATCAGGCTGCACAAGGCTAGTATCAGGCTGCACAAGGCTAGTATCAGGCTGCACAAGGCTAGTATCAGGCTGCACAAGGCTAGTATCAGGCTGCACAAGGCTAGTATCAGGCTGCACAAGGCTAGTATCAGGCTGCACAAGGCTAGTATCAGGCTGCACAAGGCTAGTATCAGGCTGCACAAGGCTATTATCAGGCTGCACAAGGCTAGTATCAGGCTGCACAAGGCTAGTATCAGGCTGCACAAGGCTAGTATCAGGCTGCACAAGGCTAGTATCAGGCTGCACAAGGCTAGTATCAGGCTGCACAAGGCTAGTATCAGGCTGCACAAGGCTAGTATCAGGCTGCACAAGGCTAGTATCAGGCTGCACAAGGTCCAGATGGCTGGTTCCCCAGTTAACTTCATGGCCCACCGCTGGCCTTCCATACAGTGACTCAGAGGTCACATATGGGCCTATTAATAGGCTATTATACAATCCTGGGTAAATGTGGGACTGCAGAGGGCTTGATGTTACCCAAAAACTCAGAGAAATGTTTTTTACTTAAGCCTTTTAAGGTAACGGTACATTAACTAAGGATAACAAAATAGAACAGCTATGTGCCGCCCCCTGCTGGTGAATGGTGATGGAATTGTTTGTACAAAGGTAGATAACGGATAGATTTATAATTGTATAAATACCCCCGAGGTGTAACTGACCTTTCTGCTGCATTACCCATGTAGTAGCCATGTAGTAGCCATGGTGTACAACTTGACTGATCCCCCCTGAGCAGCGGTGTAACTATGGCCGGGCAGGGGCAGCACAAGGATATAGTTTAGGTTTAATGGGAATCTCCTGTTCATTAAATTATAAACTGAATGGAGGAACAGTATAGAAACTTTGAAAAGAAAGACTCATCCCAGTTGTGCTGTCATCTGCAAGGAGCTCTCTGGGTGTTGATCCTTTCTGCCTCTTACCTCCCCATTTCCCTTCCCAGACCCAGTGCAGATCCGAAGCCTCAGTTCCAGCCGCAGTGatgggggcagagaagtgagagTGACATACACCGGGGACGAGGCCACTGTTATCTGGACATGGAACGGAGGGGCACTGCCAATGGGACACCGGCTGAGCGACGGCAACAAGACCCTGACAGTTCCCAGCAATTACACGGGCACATTCCGGGTCTATATCCGTAACCCCATTAATGAGACCAGTGCTGAGATCAACATCCCTCTCCCAGGTACCTATGAGTTCTATATGGACGTTCCCTTCTTGCTATAATGGGACTCACCAGAACCTTCACTCTCAGTATTGGAAGTATTACGTGTCTCCATGGTGGGCTAGGACCTGTTTCAGCAACAACCCCACCCCTATTGGGCTTGGGATTCAGCAGACCTGATCTGGTAACCTTCTACTAAGCTACATTTAGTACCTTCATCATTATCAGTAGGGGGTACCTTAGCAAGGCTCTGTGTTTGGGCATTAAAAggccaataatatatatatatatataataattattattattattattaacactattTATTACACTGACTTTTGGTTTCTGTTCCAGAATCTCCATCTCGTTCTGTCCAGGCCAGAGCTGGAACCATCGGCGGTGCTGTTATTCTGGATCTCATTGTTCTTGTCTCTTGTTGGGTATGGGCTTGTAGGAAATCTAGAGCAGAATCAGCCTTACAACTAAATGGATCCCAGCTGAGAGCCCTGCAACTGCCCCAGCCTTGTGCCCCAGGCCAAGGAGGAACAGGGACTCGGCATTTGGACTCATGAAGAAGGAATTGGTGGCACCAAGAAATACCCCATAGCTCAGTTTGGGGTTTCTTCTATCTCTTTCCCTACCAGCACACTGTATTTTAGCTAAATCTCAGGCACTTTTCTTACCTGAGAAATTTGTCCCatgttttgcttatttatttgcaGCAGGGCAGGCAGCCACAATCTTCCCTGGACTCCAGTTCAGGTTTGGGTCTCGTGTAGATCCaaaattgactttttttattGGCTAAAAATTGGGGCAATTTTTAGTTGGAGGTGATGGGAGAGGAGGCAGCCTAGGACAGCACTGGGCATACCTGATGTTGGGGCAGGCattattattagtaatattaTAAATGCAATAACGGCCCACAGGTCTGTGCAGTAAATGGGTATATGCACTGAACTTCCATACAAAACTACCTCCTGTGCAAGAGGTAAAGAGCTCCCTGCCAAGGAGCGTACAATCTGTTTACCCCCAGGACAAAGTGCGCACCTTAGGGAATGGCAAGCAACACAGAGCAGTAAGTGGGAAAGTTCTTGCATGCCTGGGACACAGTTGCTTCCTGGGGACTAAATTCGGGGACAGAAACCTTGAATCTGGGGATCCCCTGGGAAATGGGGACTGATGGCAACCTTACATAGCAACAGGGTTCCGCGGGGAAACAGGAAGGGAAACTGCATTTAACTCCATCATATAAACATGAACATTACTGTACTTCCTTTATGGCAATTAAATGTAGTgaccccaagatttgggcccctttgcCTGGTATCCCCTTTAGACCGGCACCAGTGGGTGGCCTTGTTGGGATGTGGACACCTAATTGTGGTCTTAATATTGTGTGTATGTGCTAtaattattctttccaggttaaaagagagtttcCCCTGCAGTTCAGCAGTGACCACTAGGTGGTGGAGGTGTTCTCCAATATAAAAGGGGAGGGCTCACACTCTTCCTGGGACTGCACCTCACTAAGAGGTAGCTACAGGAGCCAGCTTAGATAGTTCAGTTAGATAtttaatacagtggcttgcaaaagtattcggccccct from Xenopus tropicalis strain Nigerian chromosome 8, UCB_Xtro_10.0, whole genome shotgun sequence encodes:
- the LOC116406897 gene encoding uncharacterized protein LOC116406897, whose amino-acid sequence is MPFAIHSLALLCLWMVHIAASKTEWRARSSTLELCGLTCEGSGFNTLERDSAILEIDCKYKSLKIFNGYYSRTHVNISTGCCSIQNLSKSDTGAYNIFNIESEKKLVQSTYYVVIDPVQIRSLSSSRSDGGREVRVTYTGDEATVIWTWNGGALPMGHRLSDGNKTLTVPSNYTGTFRVYIRNPINETSAEINIPLPESPSRSVQARAGTIGGAVILDLIVLVSCWVWACRKSRAESALQLNGSQLRALQLPQPCAPGQGGTGTRHLDS